A genomic window from Streptomyces broussonetiae includes:
- a CDS encoding LmeA family phospholipid-binding protein, with protein MRTPHIPTHQAAQSDGPPTRTVPPSRNPYDELAALADHPLDDFLTEDGAAPEQKEDPEEAWAPPNHRRGSRRRNRATGLSTLARVLVWTLTFGCTVVLADRWALLYAEHKASEQLKDKLHLAAAPEVDIGGFPFLTQLAAGRLDSVRVTVPDIPAHRVTLTQVTATADDIRIDGDGPTTVRGALVRQAHGQVLLSFADMNRELGASQLAFTAAGPGRIRAQGNLHIEGRDLSVRADARVRRDGERGIATSVDGIRVDIDDLATYQPGTRSTEGLHLTPATARRLTQEADKIRALFALPEIVHRLGVPDSVVSAALHDEDRLRQLTGTPRFLHDLTGINLVDVALSHPWLLKRLGLDPSLLPALTKLTRPQIADRFSFAFQLPKPPSGALHLERVTVGKDGIRADVAGAGLLLGH; from the coding sequence ATGCGTACCCCCCACATACCGACGCATCAAGCTGCTCAGTCCGACGGACCTCCCACCCGGACGGTTCCGCCCAGCCGCAATCCGTACGACGAGCTGGCCGCACTGGCAGACCATCCACTGGACGACTTCCTGACCGAGGACGGTGCCGCACCCGAGCAGAAGGAGGACCCGGAGGAGGCCTGGGCGCCGCCCAACCACAGGCGTGGCAGCCGCCGTCGCAACCGTGCCACCGGCCTGTCCACCCTGGCCCGGGTCCTCGTCTGGACCCTCACCTTCGGCTGCACCGTCGTCCTGGCCGACCGCTGGGCACTGCTCTACGCCGAGCACAAGGCCTCCGAACAGCTCAAGGACAAGCTGCATCTCGCGGCCGCCCCCGAGGTAGACATCGGCGGTTTTCCCTTTCTCACCCAGCTGGCCGCCGGGCGTCTGGACTCGGTCCGGGTGACCGTGCCCGACATCCCGGCCCATCGGGTCACGCTCACCCAGGTCACCGCCACCGCCGACGACATCCGCATCGACGGCGACGGGCCCACCACGGTGCGCGGCGCGCTCGTCCGGCAGGCGCACGGTCAGGTCCTGCTGTCCTTCGCGGACATGAACCGCGAACTGGGCGCCTCGCAGCTGGCGTTCACGGCCGCCGGCCCCGGCCGCATACGAGCGCAGGGCAACCTGCACATCGAGGGCCGCGACCTGAGCGTTCGGGCCGACGCCCGCGTACGGCGTGACGGGGAGCGCGGCATCGCCACCTCCGTGGACGGCATACGGGTCGACATCGACGACCTCGCGACGTACCAGCCCGGCACCCGGTCCACCGAAGGTCTCCACCTGACCCCGGCCACAGCGCGCCGCCTCACCCAAGAGGCGGACAAGATCAGGGCGTTGTTCGCCCTCCCGGAGATCGTGCACCGCCTCGGCGTCCCGGACAGCGTGGTGAGCGCCGCGCTCCACGACGAGGACAGACTCCGTCAGCTCACCGGCACACCGCGTTTCCTGCACGATCTGACCGGCATCAATCTCGTGGACGTGGCGCTCTCCCACCCGTGGTTGCTCAAGAGGCTGGGCCTGGACCCGTCCCTGCTCCCCGCACTGACCAAGCTCACCCGCCCGCAGATCGCCGACCGCTTCTCCTTCGCCTTCCAGCTCCCGAAACCGCCTTCGGGCGCGCTGCACCTCGAGCGTGTGACGGTCGGCAAGGACGGCATCCGCGCCGATGTCGCGGGGGCAGGCCTGCTCCTGGGCCACTGA
- a CDS encoding SMI1/KNR4 family protein, which produces MGSEVVPVMVEMADGAWQDEADTVTGARQTLEHLCRELAVNPRLGTDGPLPSLYHLRISAAEGGRGPLLEVAYAYGPPTLPEGTVRINAVRPVERPVAFDYEVPGIALPEVPEPPQSPLVRDPAMEAIAARQVTEAWQRMAGWLAEHAPGSYRTLLPGAGEEEIGRAEEAFGVELREDLKALWRLCAGVRDEPGAGFLAENRSLLPIGESVRVQQRQLGFADEELWRPEWIPVCSFNTHDTTCGLYMDMGTGHLYAWTRFGECRPEHDSLTTYLEEIADALEVPLLAGPAKPGLLRGALMWGPTGDPDDGWEPFTG; this is translated from the coding sequence GTGGGCAGCGAAGTGGTGCCGGTCATGGTGGAGATGGCGGACGGCGCGTGGCAGGACGAGGCCGATACGGTCACCGGCGCCCGGCAGACCCTGGAGCACTTGTGCAGGGAACTGGCGGTGAATCCCCGGCTGGGTACGGACGGGCCCCTTCCGTCCCTGTACCACCTGCGGATATCGGCGGCCGAGGGCGGGCGGGGGCCGTTACTGGAGGTGGCCTATGCCTATGGTCCGCCGACGCTGCCGGAGGGAACCGTGCGCATCAACGCGGTGCGCCCCGTCGAGCGTCCCGTCGCCTTCGACTACGAGGTGCCCGGCATCGCGCTGCCCGAGGTGCCGGAGCCGCCGCAGTCGCCACTGGTGCGGGATCCGGCCATGGAGGCGATCGCGGCACGACAGGTGACAGAGGCCTGGCAGCGGATGGCGGGGTGGCTGGCCGAGCATGCTCCGGGTTCGTACCGGACGCTCCTGCCCGGGGCCGGAGAGGAGGAGATCGGACGGGCCGAGGAGGCCTTCGGGGTCGAACTGCGCGAAGATCTCAAGGCGTTGTGGCGGCTGTGCGCCGGTGTACGGGACGAGCCGGGCGCGGGTTTCCTGGCGGAGAACCGGTCGTTGCTGCCGATCGGGGAGTCGGTCAGGGTTCAGCAGCGACAACTCGGCTTCGCCGATGAGGAGTTGTGGCGACCGGAGTGGATTCCGGTGTGCTCGTTCAACACCCATGACACCACCTGCGGCCTGTACATGGACATGGGTACGGGGCACCTGTACGCGTGGACCCGGTTCGGTGAATGCCGGCCCGAGCACGATTCCCTGACCACCTACCTGGAGGAGATCGCCGATGCCCTGGAAGTGCCCTTGCTCGCCGGGCCCGCGAAGCCGGGGCTGCTCCGTGGCGCGTTGATGTGGGGTCCGACAGGCGATCCGGACGACGGATGGGAACCGTTCACCGGGTGA
- a CDS encoding DUF998 domain-containing protein has translation MLRHKAYEMPHLHHDVAYRSDGIFLDGNGTGASWTELVLLRRCLARGAAATAASVLLCVAAVLYNDWLLQFFVTTGLPQTSSYVSETFAADQPYRLLFGTVELACAAMVIAGATLAARSASWGPALAGWGAVAAFGGCSVLDVLLPMACAPSVEHGCPPDNIQHTTTSGLVEFILFASMALFGLAARRSGHGPPGSAAGRWAPFLMPVSMASAIATVGPYLGHPGGQGIAQRIHLVSVAAWFILLAVEARYARPLSRRQDGASGQGRDGVQEVSAAIRRLSPLPDAHPDDRHGRLPDGE, from the coding sequence GTGCTGCGCCACAAAGCGTACGAGATGCCTCATCTGCACCATGATGTCGCGTACCGTAGTGACGGCATATTTTTGGACGGCAACGGCACCGGTGCGAGCTGGACGGAATTGGTTCTCTTGCGAAGATGTCTGGCGCGGGGCGCGGCTGCGACGGCCGCGTCGGTGCTGCTGTGCGTCGCCGCCGTCCTGTACAACGACTGGTTGCTGCAGTTCTTCGTGACCACCGGCCTGCCGCAAACCAGCTCCTACGTCAGCGAGACCTTCGCGGCGGATCAGCCGTACCGGCTGCTGTTCGGCACCGTGGAACTGGCCTGCGCCGCGATGGTGATCGCCGGTGCGACGCTGGCCGCGCGCTCCGCGTCGTGGGGTCCGGCCCTGGCAGGCTGGGGCGCCGTCGCAGCGTTCGGTGGCTGCTCCGTGCTGGACGTGCTCCTGCCGATGGCATGCGCGCCCTCCGTGGAGCACGGTTGCCCGCCCGACAACATCCAGCACACCACCACCAGCGGCCTGGTGGAATTCATACTGTTCGCCTCCATGGCACTGTTCGGCCTCGCGGCGCGCCGTTCCGGTCACGGCCCTCCGGGTTCGGCCGCAGGCCGCTGGGCACCGTTCCTGATGCCGGTCTCGATGGCATCGGCGATCGCCACCGTCGGCCCCTACCTGGGACACCCCGGCGGCCAGGGCATCGCCCAGCGCATCCATCTGGTGAGCGTCGCGGCATGGTTCATCCTCCTCGCCGTCGAGGCCCGTTACGCACGCCCGCTGTCGCGGCGTCAGGACGGGGCAAGCGGCCAGGGCCGAGACGGTGTGCAGGAAGTCTCCGCCGCCATCCGCCGACTCAGCCCGCTCCCGGACGCCCACCCCGACGATCGGCACGGCCGGCTCCCGGACGGAGAGTAG
- a CDS encoding ClpP family protease has protein sequence MSSLSTLPPRAEEGETPPSRFDDHLAAQLLAQRIVLLGTQVDDVSANRVCAQLLLLSAEDPRTDISLYINSPGGSVTAGLAIYDTMRLIPNDVSTLAMGFAASMGQFLLTVGAPGKRFALPNARIMMHQPSAGIGGTAADIEIQAENLQFTKKAIERITAEHTGQSEETITRDGDRDRWFTAEQAREYGIVDRVVESLADIRPAASRRRMGL, from the coding sequence ATGAGTTCACTCAGTACGCTCCCGCCTCGCGCGGAGGAGGGCGAGACACCGCCCAGCCGCTTCGACGACCATCTCGCTGCACAGCTGCTCGCCCAGCGGATCGTCCTCCTCGGCACACAGGTCGACGACGTGTCGGCCAACCGGGTGTGCGCGCAACTGCTGCTGCTGTCGGCGGAGGACCCGCGCACCGACATCAGCCTGTACATCAACAGCCCCGGCGGGTCGGTCACCGCGGGCCTCGCCATCTACGACACCATGCGGCTCATCCCGAACGACGTCTCGACGCTGGCGATGGGGTTCGCCGCCAGCATGGGCCAGTTCCTGCTCACCGTGGGTGCGCCCGGCAAGCGGTTCGCGCTGCCGAACGCGCGGATCATGATGCACCAGCCCTCGGCGGGCATCGGTGGCACCGCCGCGGACATCGAGATCCAGGCGGAGAACCTCCAGTTCACCAAGAAGGCCATCGAGCGGATCACCGCCGAGCACACCGGGCAGAGCGAGGAGACGATCACGCGGGACGGCGACCGGGACCGCTGGTTCACGGCCGAGCAGGCCAGGGAGTACGGGATCGTGGACCGGGTGGTGGAGTCGCTCGCCGACATCCGCCCGGCCGCGTCGCGCCGACGGATGGGGTTGTGA
- a CDS encoding ClpP family protease: MGSYTVPYVIERTAQGERSYDVFSRLLNERIIFLGTEIDDGVANVVIAQLLHLESANPEHEISIYLNSPGGSFTSLMAIYDTMTFVQSPISTFCVGQAASTAAVLLAGGDPGRRFVLQHARVLLGQPASGGRQGTVSDLSLAAKEMVRIRSQAEEVLSRHTHHDVATLRADMDRDKVLTAEEAVAYGLADEVLSRRLALV; encoded by the coding sequence ATGGGGTCGTACACGGTTCCGTACGTCATCGAGCGGACCGCGCAGGGTGAGCGGTCCTACGACGTCTTCAGCCGGCTGCTGAACGAGCGGATCATCTTCCTCGGCACCGAGATCGACGACGGGGTCGCCAACGTGGTCATCGCGCAACTCCTGCATCTGGAGTCGGCGAACCCGGAGCACGAGATCTCGATCTACCTCAACTCGCCCGGTGGATCGTTCACTTCGCTGATGGCGATCTACGACACGATGACCTTCGTGCAGTCGCCGATCTCCACGTTCTGCGTCGGTCAGGCGGCGTCTACGGCGGCGGTGCTGCTGGCCGGCGGAGACCCCGGGCGGCGGTTCGTGCTCCAGCATGCGCGGGTGCTGCTCGGCCAGCCGGCCAGCGGCGGCCGGCAGGGGACGGTCTCCGACCTCAGCCTCGCGGCCAAGGAGATGGTCCGCATCCGCTCGCAGGCGGAGGAGGTCCTGTCCCGGCACACGCATCACGACGTGGCGACGCTGCGCGCGGACATGGACCGGGACAAGGTGCTCACCGCCGAGGAGGCCGTCGCCTACGGGCTCGCCGACGAGGTGCTGAGCCGGCGGCTCGCGCTCGTCTGA
- a CDS encoding GNAT family N-acetyltransferase encodes MSSSDAVLDDPVGESLRGHHAHLARRLGRAVTYRTDVATFSAVSADADADAVDWADLARLLGRGAFADMFSCPAHPPSDWEPVFVLDGRQMIRADSSRPDQAPGAVHTDMVELGADDVPEMLDLVARAKPGPLWPRTHQLGTYLGIRDNGRLVAMAGERLRPEGWTEISAVSTAPEARGQGHATRLVTALVAGILSRDERPFLHVAEANTGAIALYERLGFTLRKHVTFRGYRTP; translated from the coding sequence ATGTCGAGCAGTGACGCGGTGCTGGACGACCCGGTGGGCGAGTCGCTCCGCGGGCACCACGCACATCTCGCCCGCCGGCTTGGCCGGGCCGTCACCTACCGGACCGATGTCGCGACCTTCTCGGCGGTATCCGCCGACGCGGACGCGGACGCGGTGGACTGGGCCGACCTCGCCCGGTTGCTCGGACGCGGCGCGTTCGCCGACATGTTCAGCTGCCCGGCGCACCCGCCGTCCGACTGGGAGCCGGTCTTCGTCCTCGACGGCCGGCAGATGATCCGGGCCGACAGCAGCCGACCGGATCAGGCCCCTGGCGCGGTCCATACCGACATGGTTGAACTGGGCGCGGACGACGTGCCCGAGATGCTCGATCTCGTCGCACGGGCCAAGCCGGGGCCGCTGTGGCCACGCACCCACCAACTCGGCACCTATCTCGGCATCCGTGACAACGGCAGGCTGGTGGCCATGGCGGGTGAACGGCTCCGGCCTGAGGGATGGACCGAGATCAGCGCCGTCAGCACGGCCCCCGAAGCACGCGGGCAAGGCCACGCCACCCGCCTGGTCACTGCACTCGTGGCAGGCATCCTGTCCCGCGACGAACGGCCCTTCCTGCACGTGGCCGAAGCGAACACCGGGGCGATCGCGCTCTACGAACGGCTCGGCTTCACCCTCCGCAAGCACGTCACCTTTCGCGGGTACCGCACTCCGTGA
- a CDS encoding helix-turn-helix transcriptional regulator, giving the protein MNDAADTPGQGRRSDAVTSAQADSDEHLIGEAEKIAVALGRMFPGLCEVVLHDLRDPRHAIRAIENNLSGRRVGDSATELGLARIADPEYPSVLQNYPNQFPDGRPAKSTSIGIKNTQGEFIAALCLNLDVSVLSSVTLALANLVATDSEHPGQPLETLRDRNARELRQTVETLAAERAGTPRSLSRADKKALVRQLHGDGYFDSRDAAQTIADLLGVSRATVYNYTK; this is encoded by the coding sequence ATGAACGACGCGGCAGACACCCCGGGACAGGGCCGGCGCAGCGACGCCGTCACGAGCGCGCAGGCCGACTCGGACGAGCACCTCATCGGCGAGGCCGAGAAGATCGCCGTGGCGCTGGGCCGGATGTTCCCCGGGCTGTGCGAGGTGGTCCTGCACGATCTGCGTGACCCGCGGCACGCGATCCGCGCGATCGAGAACAACCTCTCCGGTCGCCGGGTGGGGGACTCCGCGACCGAGCTGGGCCTGGCGCGCATCGCCGACCCCGAATACCCGAGCGTCCTGCAGAACTACCCCAACCAGTTTCCCGACGGCCGGCCCGCGAAGAGCACCTCCATCGGCATCAAGAACACCCAGGGTGAGTTCATCGCGGCGCTGTGCCTGAACCTCGACGTGTCGGTGCTCTCCTCGGTCACGCTCGCCCTGGCCAACCTCGTCGCCACGGACAGCGAGCACCCCGGCCAGCCCCTGGAAACCCTGCGGGACCGCAACGCACGCGAACTGCGCCAGACGGTCGAGACTTTGGCGGCGGAGCGCGCGGGCACCCCGAGGTCACTGAGCCGGGCCGACAAGAAGGCGCTCGTACGCCAGCTGCACGGCGACGGCTACTTCGACTCGCGCGACGCCGCCCAGACCATTGCCGACCTGCTCGGTGTGTCCCGGGCGACCGTCTACAACTACACGAAGTGA
- a CDS encoding DSD1 family PLP-dependent enzyme — translation MSTTPVIARTLADPDTPFAAVDVHRMLRNIERLAARADRLGVMLRPHVKTAKSLDVAALLHTGTPCPVTVSTLAEAEAFADGGYTDITYAVGVDPHKLPRVTALLRRGVTLRILLDSTEQATAVAEAARRAGVGIPTQIEIDCDGHRGGLRTDAPALTRIGRILHDAGCLDGVLTHAGESYFAYSAQEQRQAAKNERDAAVAAAERLRAAGLPVHTVSVGSTPTAHAAEDLTGVTELRAGNYVFFDLVMAGLGVCRIDDLALCVVVTVIGHRPEYGWIVTDGGWMAMSRDRGTSAQPQDQGYGLVADLDGTLIPGLVMSAASQEHGTLTARDGAVLPDLPVGTRLRILPNHACATAAQHHGYHVIDSSRPITTAPVVQAAWSRVSGW, via the coding sequence ATGAGCACCACCCCCGTCATCGCCCGGACGCTGGCCGACCCCGACACCCCGTTCGCCGCCGTCGACGTACACCGGATGCTGCGCAACATCGAACGGCTCGCGGCCAGGGCGGACCGGCTCGGCGTCATGCTGCGCCCGCACGTCAAGACGGCCAAGAGCCTCGACGTCGCGGCCCTCCTGCACACCGGCACCCCGTGCCCCGTCACCGTGTCCACCCTCGCCGAGGCGGAGGCCTTTGCCGACGGTGGCTACACCGACATCACCTACGCCGTCGGTGTCGATCCCCACAAACTGCCCCGCGTGACCGCCCTGTTGCGCCGCGGCGTCACGCTGCGCATCCTGCTGGACAGCACCGAACAGGCCACCGCCGTGGCGGAAGCCGCCCGCCGGGCCGGAGTCGGCATTCCCACCCAGATCGAGATCGACTGCGACGGCCACCGCGGCGGACTGCGAACCGACGCGCCCGCCCTCACCCGCATCGGTCGGATCCTGCACGACGCCGGCTGCCTGGACGGCGTGCTGACCCACGCGGGCGAGTCCTACTTCGCCTACAGTGCACAAGAGCAGCGCCAGGCCGCGAAGAACGAACGGGACGCCGCCGTCGCGGCGGCCGAGCGGCTGCGTGCCGCCGGCCTGCCCGTGCACACCGTCAGCGTCGGCTCCACCCCCACCGCCCACGCAGCCGAAGACCTCACCGGCGTCACCGAACTGCGCGCCGGCAACTACGTCTTCTTCGACCTGGTCATGGCCGGTCTCGGAGTCTGCCGGATCGACGACCTCGCGCTCTGCGTCGTCGTCACCGTCATCGGGCACCGGCCCGAGTACGGCTGGATCGTCACCGACGGCGGCTGGATGGCCATGTCCCGCGACCGCGGCACCTCCGCGCAGCCCCAGGACCAGGGCTACGGCCTGGTCGCCGACCTCGACGGCACCCTCATCCCCGGCCTGGTGATGAGCGCCGCGAGCCAGGAACACGGCACCCTCACCGCCCGCGACGGCGCCGTCCTGCCCGACCTCCCCGTCGGTACCCGGCTGCGGATCCTGCCCAACCACGCCTGCGCCACCGCGGCACAGCACCATGGGTACCACGTCATCGACAGCAGCCGTCCCATCACCACCGCACCGGTAGTCCAGGCCGCCTGGAGCCGCGTCAGCGGCTGGTGA
- a CDS encoding helix-turn-helix transcriptional regulator, which produces MSRPNALGEYLRARRELTDPADAGLPVVGVRRTPGLRREEVATLAGISADYYLRLEQGRDRNPSPQVLEALARVFRLDTTATQHLLSLSTGRPAAPRRQRREVVPAGILQLLDVINLPAFVESRTFEVLAANRMAGAVSPNIRPGVNRLRAIFLDPVEQDLYMDWEQAARGMVAGFRASVGSDVNDPRIVQLVGELSLASATFRRLWARHDVTALTGGSMRLRHPRLGVLDLRREKLPISDSGGQILAIYHAESGSESARLLGSLGAPTVAEAPRTSVSGTGTGTGTGRA; this is translated from the coding sequence ATGAGCAGGCCGAACGCGCTCGGGGAGTACCTGCGGGCCCGCCGTGAGCTGACCGATCCTGCGGACGCGGGGCTGCCGGTCGTGGGCGTGCGCCGTACCCCTGGGCTGCGCCGCGAGGAGGTCGCCACCCTGGCAGGGATCAGCGCCGACTACTACCTGCGCCTGGAGCAGGGGCGCGACCGCAACCCGTCCCCGCAGGTGCTGGAGGCATTGGCACGGGTGTTCCGGCTGGACACGACCGCCACGCAGCACCTGCTGAGCCTGTCCACCGGCCGCCCGGCGGCGCCCCGGCGGCAACGCCGCGAGGTGGTGCCGGCCGGGATCCTGCAGCTGCTCGACGTGATCAATCTGCCGGCGTTCGTGGAGAGCCGGACGTTCGAGGTGCTTGCCGCGAACCGGATGGCCGGAGCCGTCTCACCCAATATCCGGCCCGGCGTGAACCGGCTGCGGGCGATCTTCCTCGACCCGGTAGAGCAGGATCTCTACATGGACTGGGAACAGGCGGCCCGTGGCATGGTCGCCGGATTCCGCGCGTCGGTGGGCAGTGACGTCAACGACCCTCGGATCGTCCAGCTCGTCGGCGAACTGTCGCTGGCCAGCGCCACGTTCCGGCGGCTGTGGGCCCGGCACGACGTCACCGCACTGACCGGCGGTTCGATGCGGCTGCGCCACCCGCGCCTCGGCGTGCTCGACCTGCGCCGGGAGAAACTGCCGATCAGCGACTCCGGCGGCCAGATCCTGGCGATCTATCACGCCGAGTCGGGCTCGGAGAGCGCCCGCCTGCTCGGCTCACTCGGTGCGCCGACGGTTGCCGAGGCGCCCCGCACGTCGGTGTCCGGAACAGGAACCGGAACCGGAACCGGCCGAGCCTGA
- a CDS encoding oxidoreductase codes for MTGNELPGGTYRVGDLTLTRFGYGAMQLGGPGVFGPPKDRDAALAVLRKAVDLGIRHIDTADFYGPHVTNEIIREALAPYPDDLHIVTKVGARRDERGGWPHARTPAELVQQVHDNLQRLGREALDLVNLRVGGLDSPEPGSVAEPFGALAELREQGLIRHLGLSTVNAEQLTEAQTIAPVVCVQNFYNIANRQDDELIDSTARQGIAYVPYWPLGGMSPLQSQTLHRVATRLGSTPMAVALAWLLQRSPNLLLIAGTSSVRHLRENIDGAALDLPADALAELNAIGNEG; via the coding sequence ATGACAGGCAACGAGCTTCCCGGTGGCACCTACCGCGTCGGCGACCTCACCCTCACCCGGTTCGGCTACGGCGCCATGCAGCTGGGGGGGCCGGGTGTCTTCGGCCCGCCCAAGGACCGCGACGCCGCCCTCGCCGTGCTGCGTAAGGCCGTGGACCTGGGTATCCGGCACATCGACACGGCCGACTTCTACGGCCCGCACGTCACCAACGAGATCATCCGCGAGGCGCTCGCGCCGTACCCGGACGACCTGCACATCGTCACCAAGGTTGGAGCCCGCCGCGACGAGCGGGGCGGCTGGCCGCACGCCCGCACCCCCGCCGAACTGGTGCAGCAGGTCCACGACAACCTCCAGCGCCTCGGGCGCGAAGCACTCGACCTGGTGAACCTGCGCGTCGGCGGCTTGGACTCGCCGGAACCGGGCTCCGTCGCCGAGCCCTTCGGCGCGCTCGCCGAACTGCGCGAGCAGGGGCTGATCCGGCACCTCGGGCTGAGCACGGTCAACGCGGAGCAACTCACGGAGGCACAGACGATCGCTCCCGTCGTCTGCGTGCAGAACTTCTACAACATCGCCAACCGGCAGGACGACGAACTGATCGACAGTACGGCACGGCAGGGCATCGCCTACGTGCCGTACTGGCCGCTGGGCGGCATGTCGCCGCTGCAGTCGCAGACCCTGCACAGAGTGGCGACCCGCCTGGGGTCCACCCCCATGGCCGTGGCGCTGGCCTGGCTGCTGCAACGCTCGCCGAACCTGCTCCTCATTGCCGGCACGTCGTCCGTGCGGCATCTGCGCGAGAACATCGACGGCGCCGCCCTGGATCTGCCCGCCGACGCGCTCGCCGAACTGAACGCCATCGGAAACGAAGGGTAG
- a CDS encoding branched-chain amino acid aminotransferase codes for MTPVPFDDRDGVIWLDGGFVPWRDARLHVLSHGMHYGGGIFEGIRVYDGRPFKSVEHFERFHVSARELNFRVPFTVAQLDAAMHETIEHQGIVDGYVRPVAWRGSEQISVSGAGTSVHVAVAAWEWPHVFSGDAHSRGIRLRTSRWRRPSPDTAPVRAKAASLYNICTLARDEAEAHGYDDALLLDHRGFLAEATGANLFLVIDGALHTPTADTFLDGITRQTVLSLAQDLGIAVHERHVLPGELARADEVFLTGTAYEVQLVSAVDDRSYAVGGVTSKLSEAYTVVTRRVPVP; via the coding sequence ATGACCCCCGTTCCGTTCGACGACCGTGACGGCGTGATCTGGCTGGACGGCGGTTTCGTGCCCTGGCGCGATGCCCGCCTCCATGTCCTGTCGCACGGGATGCACTACGGCGGTGGCATCTTCGAGGGAATCCGCGTGTACGACGGCCGTCCCTTCAAGTCCGTCGAACACTTCGAGCGTTTCCATGTCTCGGCACGGGAACTGAACTTCCGCGTCCCGTTCACTGTCGCGCAGCTGGATGCCGCCATGCACGAGACCATCGAGCACCAGGGCATCGTCGACGGTTACGTCAGGCCGGTGGCCTGGCGTGGCAGTGAGCAGATCAGCGTGTCCGGGGCGGGGACGTCGGTCCACGTCGCCGTCGCCGCATGGGAGTGGCCGCACGTCTTCTCCGGCGACGCGCACAGCCGTGGCATCCGGCTGCGCACCTCCCGTTGGCGGCGTCCCTCCCCCGACACCGCCCCGGTACGGGCCAAAGCGGCGTCGCTGTACAACATCTGCACCCTCGCCCGCGACGAAGCGGAGGCGCACGGCTACGACGACGCCCTTCTGCTGGACCATCGCGGATTCCTGGCGGAGGCCACCGGGGCCAATCTCTTCCTGGTGATCGACGGCGCCCTGCACACGCCGACCGCCGACACCTTCCTCGACGGCATCACCCGGCAGACGGTCCTCTCCCTCGCCCAGGACCTGGGGATTGCCGTCCACGAGCGGCACGTCCTGCCCGGGGAACTGGCGAGGGCCGACGAGGTCTTCCTCACCGGCACGGCCTACGAGGTACAGCTGGTGAGCGCCGTGGACGACCGGTCCTATGCGGTCGGCGGCGTCACCTCGAAGCTTTCCGAGGCCTACACCGTTGTGACGCGTCGCGTCCCGGTGCCGTAG